The Nonlabens spongiae genome contains a region encoding:
- a CDS encoding sugar transferase encodes MPRVIELPLALIAKLLLLPILVVAFVVCAVSTQSSGLFLQERIGRYGKPFKIWKLRTMKEGIVTTSGKWLRRWKIDELPQLINIVNGDMSFVGPRPDVPGYYDKLTDEARKLLQLRPGLTSPAALKYRNEEQLLNKQPNPKKFNDEVIFPDKVAMNLEYLEQRSFTYDLIVIWNTLFNRDAYGTAINQ; translated from the coding sequence ATGCCTAGAGTTATTGAACTTCCCCTTGCCTTAATAGCAAAACTGCTGTTGCTTCCCATTCTCGTAGTGGCTTTTGTTGTTTGTGCAGTTTCTACTCAGTCCAGTGGCTTGTTTCTGCAGGAAAGAATCGGCAGGTATGGCAAACCTTTTAAAATATGGAAACTAAGGACAATGAAAGAAGGTATCGTCACGACCTCAGGAAAATGGCTACGGCGCTGGAAAATTGATGAACTGCCACAACTCATCAATATCGTTAATGGTGATATGTCTTTTGTAGGACCACGACCTGATGTACCGGGTTACTACGATAAGTTGACCGACGAGGCTCGCAAGCTCCTTCAATTACGACCAGGCCTTACCAGTCCCGCGGCGTTGAAATATCGCAATGAGGAGCAATTATTAAACAAACAGCCTAATCCTAAAAAATTCAATGATGAGGTCATTTTTCCAGATAAGGTGGCTATGAACCTAGAATATCTAGAGCAGCGTAGTTTCACATATGATCTCATAGTAATTTGGAACACACTTTTTAACCGAGATGCTTACGGAACGGCTATAAATCAATAA
- a CDS encoding acetyltransferase, whose amino-acid sequence MNDLIIYGASGHGKVVYDAALKSDKHDVIFYDDDVKKKSILNQRITHELPKDGSVVVAVGDNRIRQKLVSQVTLDFEKAIIHPSSVLGVDVEIGEGTVVFAGSVINPDVKIGKHVIINTKATVEHDCDIENFVHISPNATLCGTVEVGEGTQIGAGAVVLPNLKIGKWCIIAAGAVVTRNIPDHSKVIGVPGKIVGTTDA is encoded by the coding sequence ATGAATGATCTTATTATCTACGGCGCCAGCGGTCACGGTAAGGTTGTTTATGATGCCGCACTGAAATCTGACAAACATGATGTCATCTTCTACGATGATGACGTGAAGAAAAAAAGTATTCTTAATCAAAGAATCACTCATGAACTACCTAAAGATGGCAGTGTGGTCGTAGCGGTAGGGGATAATAGGATCAGGCAGAAATTAGTTTCTCAAGTCACGCTTGATTTTGAGAAAGCTATCATACATCCATCAAGTGTACTGGGTGTAGATGTTGAAATAGGTGAGGGAACAGTAGTCTTTGCGGGTAGTGTAATCAATCCAGATGTAAAGATTGGAAAACATGTGATAATAAATACCAAGGCAACTGTTGAGCACGATTGTGATATTGAAAATTTTGTCCACATTTCTCCTAATGCTACGTTGTGTGGAACCGTTGAGGTAGGTGAAGGAACCCAAATAGGTGCTGGTGCGGTGGTCTTGCCCAATCTCAAAATTGGTAAATGGTGTATTATCGCCGCTGGTGCGGTAGTGACGAGAAATATTCCAGACCACAGCAAAGTCATAGGCGTGCCCGGAAAAATAGTGGGAACAACAGATGCCTAG